The Deltaproteobacteria bacterium genome contains the following window.
AGGACCGCGCGCACCACGCGCCACGGCACGCGCGTCGTCGGCAGGAGCAGGGTCGCGTGATCGAGGCCGACGGCGCCGCAGATCGGCCCGGGATCGAGTCCGAGGAGCCGAAGATTCTGCAGCAGGTCCCCGACCTGGATGCCGCCGGCGCCCGAGGTGCGTTCGCCCACGGGTCGGCGGCTTAACCCAGGCCGCTGGCGCGAATCAACCGGTCTTTGGCGCGTTCGGGCAACACGGGGCGCCGCTGTCGACGTAGGCCTCGCTCCACGATGCAGGCGTTCGCGCGCGCACAGGAGGCGCCCCATGGCGATCGCGTCGCTGCGTGACAAGCGCGTCGTCGTGACCGGCGCCGCGTCCGGCATCGGACGCTCGGCGGTCCTCGCGTTCGGGCGGGAGGGCGCGCACCTCGTCGCGCTCGATCGCGACGCGGCGGGACTCGCCGCCGTCGGGCTCCAGGCCCGCGAGGCCGGGCTCTCGTGCGAGACCCGGGTGCTCGACGTGACCGACGCCGACGCCTGGCGCGCGCTCGCCGCGACGCTCGCGGATGACGGCGCAACGCCCCACGTGCTCGTGAACAACGCTGGCATCGGCTACTTCGGGCTCTTCCTCGAGAGCGACCTCGCGCACTGGCGGCGCGTCCTCGACGTGAACCTGATGGGGGTGGTGCACGGCTGCCACGCGTTCCTGCCGTCGATGCTCGCCGCCGGCGGACCGCGGCACGTGCTCAACGTGGCGTCCTCGGCCGGCAATTTTCCCGTTCCGTCGATGGCGGCGTACGCCGCCTCGAAGTTCGCGGTGAACGGCTTCACCGAGGTATTGCGAATGGAGCTGGCGGCGACGAACGTGCGCTTCACGACCGTCTGTCCCGGCGTCATCGACACGCCGATCGTGACGGTGCGGAGCAACGTCGCGCCGGGCGTGTCGGAGGCGCAGATGGCGCGCCTGCAGGCGTACTACAGGCGCGAGGGCTGCTCGCCCGACGTCGTCGCCGCCGACATGGTGCGGGCGGTCGGACACGACGTCGACATGCTGCTCACCGGCCCCGCGGCGCGTCTCGTCTATCACCTGCGGCGGATCTCGTTGCGGCTCGCCCGCGCGGTCACGCTGCGCTTCGCCCGGCAATCGGGCTATCTCGCATAGGAGGGAACCATGAGTGACATTACCGGCGGCGAGCTGCTCGCCCGCTCACTCGCCAACGAGGGCATCCGCGTCGTGTTCGGTCTCCCGTGTCCGGAGGTCGATCCGCTGCTCGCGAGCCTCGACGCGCACGGCATCCGTCTCGTGCCGATCCGCCACGAGGCCGCGGCGGTACACATGGCCGAGGGGCTCTACAAGACGACCGGGCAGGTGGCGGCCGTGCTCGGCAATCCCGGCCCCGGATCCGCGAACCTCCTGCCGGGGGTGATCACGGCGCGCCACGAAGGCGTGCCGGTCGTCGCGATCACCTCGCAGCACCGCCTCGGCATCGTGTACCCGTCGCCGCCGTCGACGTTCCAGGGGCAGGATCAGCTCGACGTCTTCCGTCCGGCGGTGAAGTGGGGCGGGCCGATCTTCGACTGGAGCCGCATTCCCGAGGTCGTGGCGCTCGCGTTTCGCGAGATGTGGGCGGGGCGGCCGGGTCCGGTGCACCTCGAGGTCCCGGCGCCCGTGCTCTACGCGACCGGCGACCCGGCGAGCGTCCGCATCGTGGCGCCGGCCGCCTCGCGGGCGGCGCTGCCGCAGGCGGCCGACGCGCAGCTCCGCGCCGCCGCCGGGATGCTGCACGGGGCGCGCCGGCCGCTCCTCGTCGTCGGCTCGGGCGTCGACCGCGCCGGCGCCAACGCGGCCGTCGCCGAACTCGTCGAGCTCCTGCGCTGTCCGGTGATCACCACGATGGCCGGCCGCTCGAGCTTCCCGATCGATCATCCGAGCCGCCTGCACGGCTACGGACCGGCCGGCGATCTCGCGCGCCGCGAGGCCGACGTCGTCTGCGTGCTCGGGTCGCGGCTCGGGAACCTCGACCTGCCGTTCGACAAGTACTGGGGCGACCCGGTGGTGCAGCGCGTGATCCAGATCGACGTCGACCCCCGCCACGTCGGGGTGACGCGGCCGGTCGCGCTCGGCGTCGTCAGCGATCTCGCCACCGCCGTTCCGGGTCTCGTCGCGGCCCTCCGCGCCCTCGGACCGGCGCGAGGCGAGGCGGGCGCGACGGCGCGCTATGCCGAGATCGAGGCGCGGTGGCGGGCGGAGACGATCGCGCCCGTCCTCGCGTGGGAGGGGCCGGGCATCCATCCGGCGCACGCGATGCGCGTCGTCGGCGAGGTGTTCGGCAAGGACGCCGTCTACGTGACCGACGGCGGCAACACCTCGCTCTGGGCCCACACCGTCCTGCCCGCGACGGCGCCGCGCTCGTACCACAGCATCCTCGAGCTCGGCATGCTCGGCACCGGCATCCCGTCGGCGCTCGGCGCCAAGCTCGGCGCGCCCGAGCGCGAGGTCGTGTGCGTGACCGGCGACGGCGCCGCCGGCTTCCACTTCATGGAGATGCAGAGCGCGGCGCGCGAGGGCCTCGGCATCACGACCATCGTGTTCGCCGAGGGCTCGTGGACGATGGAGGAGCTGAACGAGCGCCTGCTCTACCAGCGCACCTTCGGCACCGCGATGGGCGACGTCCGCTGGGACATCGTGGCCGAAGGCCTCGGTTGCCGGCCGGCCTACGTCGACCGGCTCGAGGATCTCGCGCCGGCGCTCGCCGCCGCCCGCGGCGCGGCCGGCCCGACCGTCGTCTGCCTGCGCACCGCCCGCGACGCCAACCTCGCGCTCCCCTCCGACATGATGACCCGCTTCTTCGAGGTCTATCAGGGGCCGCAAGGTTGAGCGCGCCTCGCATCGCCTTGATGCGGGTCGCGATCCTGCGACCGTTCGAGCGCTTCCTGCGGCGCATCGGGGCGCCGCTCGAGCGCGTCGCGGAGCGTGTCCACCTGCCGCTCGAAATGCTGCGCGACCCCGAAGCGCTCGTGCCGGCCCGGCTCGGCGCGGCGTTCGTCGCCGAGGCGGCGCGGGTCTCGGGGATCGAGCACCTCGGCGCAACCGTCGCGGCCACGACGCGCATCGGAGAGCTCGGAACGTACGGACGGATGCTGGCGCGAGCGGCGTCGCTGCAGGAGGTGCTCACGACGGTGCGGCGGTTCCACGCGAGCCACCATTCGGGGGAGGTCTACTGGCTCGAGGCCGCGCCCGCGCCGCCGCTCCTCTGCCAGCGGTTCACGGTGCAGCTCGACGACCCGAACGGGCAGATGAGTCAGTACGCCATCCTGCTCGTCGCCGA
Protein-coding sequences here:
- a CDS encoding SDR family NAD(P)-dependent oxidoreductase → MAIASLRDKRVVVTGAASGIGRSAVLAFGREGAHLVALDRDAAGLAAVGLQAREAGLSCETRVLDVTDADAWRALAATLADDGATPHVLVNNAGIGYFGLFLESDLAHWRRVLDVNLMGVVHGCHAFLPSMLAAGGPRHVLNVASSAGNFPVPSMAAYAASKFAVNGFTEVLRMELAATNVRFTTVCPGVIDTPIVTVRSNVAPGVSEAQMARLQAYYRREGCSPDVVAADMVRAVGHDVDMLLTGPAARLVYHLRRISLRLARAVTLRFARQSGYLA
- a CDS encoding thiamine pyrophosphate-binding protein, which gives rise to MSDITGGELLARSLANEGIRVVFGLPCPEVDPLLASLDAHGIRLVPIRHEAAAVHMAEGLYKTTGQVAAVLGNPGPGSANLLPGVITARHEGVPVVAITSQHRLGIVYPSPPSTFQGQDQLDVFRPAVKWGGPIFDWSRIPEVVALAFREMWAGRPGPVHLEVPAPVLYATGDPASVRIVAPAASRAALPQAADAQLRAAAGMLHGARRPLLVVGSGVDRAGANAAVAELVELLRCPVITTMAGRSSFPIDHPSRLHGYGPAGDLARREADVVCVLGSRLGNLDLPFDKYWGDPVVQRVIQIDVDPRHVGVTRPVALGVVSDLATAVPGLVAALRALGPARGEAGATARYAEIEARWRAETIAPVLAWEGPGIHPAHAMRVVGEVFGKDAVYVTDGGNTSLWAHTVLPATAPRSYHSILELGMLGTGIPSALGAKLGAPEREVVCVTGDGAAGFHFMEMQSAAREGLGITTIVFAEGSWTMEELNERLLYQRTFGTAMGDVRWDIVAEGLGCRPAYVDRLEDLAPALAAARGAAGPTVVCLRTARDANLALPSDMMTRFFEVYQGPQG